One window from the genome of Hippopotamus amphibius kiboko isolate mHipAmp2 chromosome 13, mHipAmp2.hap2, whole genome shotgun sequence encodes:
- the PIGG gene encoding GPI ethanolamine phosphate transferase 2 isoform X2, whose translation MRLGSGSFAACCIVIEVLGVALFLRGFFPAPVCAPAGTEHQAEYPAPEPSAGASSNWTKLPPPLFSKVVIMLIDALRDDFVFGSKGVKFMPYTTYLVEKGSSHSFVAEAKPPTVTMPRIKALTTGSLPGFIDVVRNLNSPALLEDNVITRAKAAGKRIIFYGDDTWVKLFPKHFVEYDGTTSFFVSDYTEVDDNVTRHLDKVLKRRDWDVLILHYLGLDHIGHVSGPNSPLVGRKLGEMDSVLMKIHTSLLSEERETLLPSLLVLCGDHGMSEAGGHGASSVEEVNTALVVISSAFERKPGDIRHPKHVQQTDLAVTLSVGLGLPIPKSSVGRLMFPVVEGKPMREQLRFLHLNAVQLSRLLQENVPSYEKEPGFEQFKVSERLHGNWIRLYLEENNSEVLFNLGTKVRRQYLDALRTLSLSLSRQAAQYDVYSMALGTVLVLEVLALLLLGVPQALSGRAELDVPLLSPVSSLLFYLLLLVLAALHVTVCTSANGSCYLCSLPWLMAGGVMVLISALLCAVLSALARMAASRKHLSQTPPQSSSRWSELDLLILLGTVGHVLSLGASSFIEEEHQTWYFLVNTLCVALCHEIYRGCFLGDGGAPQPCPHAGGEFDGVAVAPRGKSAGPDVWERDRASKDPSPLDALRGPERWMVLASPWLILTCCRLLRSLNQTGVQGAHRPDLGHWLTSSDHKTELSVLAALSLIMIFVLVQKRCSLASKVAVAFGLLGVYCYRAAIGNVLFPWQQDNKDISKGITEARFVYVFVLGILFTGTRDLLKSQITAADVTVKTMGLWEMYSGFVLLAALLLRPHNLPVLALSLAMQTVLTRCVWRPLRHAATEVTVMHYWFGQAFFYFQGNSNSIATVDISAGFVGLDAYMEIPAVFLTAFATYSGPVLWASHLVNFLASEASSGPALSHACFCYALLCSAPVSVYIVLVTSLRYHLFIWSVFSPKLLYEGTRLLVTAAVCVCFTAVDQTHRKS comes from the exons ATGCGGCTGGGCTCCGGAAGCTTCGCCGCCTGCTGCATAGTGATCGAGGTGCTGGGGGTCGCGCTCTTCCTCCGGGGGTTCTTCCCGGCTCCCGTGTGCGCCCCCGCCGGGACGGAGCACCAGGCCGAGTACCCGGCGCCCGAACCCTCGGCTG GAGCCAGTTCCAACTGGACCAAGCTCCCACCACCTCTCTTCAGTAAAGTTGTTATTATGCTGATAGACGCCTTGAGAGATGATTTTGTGTTTGGGTCAAAGGGTGTGAAATTTATGCCCTATACAACTTATCTTGTGGAAAAAGGATCATCTCACAGTTTTGTGGCTGAAGCAAAGCCACCTACAGTTACTATGCCTCGAATCAAG GCGCTGACGACGGGGAGCCTCCCTGGCTTCATCGATGTTGTCAGGAACCTCAATTCTCCGGCACTGCTGGAAGACAACGTGATCACGCGCGCAAAAGCAGCTGGGAAAAGAATCATCTTTTATGGAGATGACACATGGGTGAAATTATTCCCAAAGCATTTTGTGGAGTACGATGGGACAACCTCTTTTTTTGTATCAGATTATACAGAG gTGGATGATAATGTTACAAGGCATTTGGATAAAGTGTTAAAAAGGCGGGATTGGGATGTGCTGATCCTCCACTACCTCGGGCTGGACCACATCGGCCACGTCTCTGGGCCCAACAGCCCCCTGGTCGGGCGCAAGCTCGGTGAGATGGACAGCGTCCTGATGAAGATACACACCTCGCTGCTCTCTGAG GAGAGAGAGACTCTGCTACCCAGCCTGCTGGTTCTCTGTGGCGATCACGGCATGTCTGAAGCGGGGGGTCACGGGGCCTCCTCTGTGGAGGAGGTCAACACCGCTCTGGTCGTCATCAGTTCTGCATTCGAAAGGAAGCCTG GTGACATCCGACACCCAAAGCACGTTCAACAGACTGACCTGGCTGTGACGCTATCAGTAGGGCTCGGTCTGCCAATTCCAAAGAGCAGCGTTGGCCGCCTTATGTTCCCAGTTGTGGAAGGAAAGCCCATGCGGGAACAACTgagatttttacatttaaacGCAGTGCAGCTCAGCAGGTTGTTGCAGGAGAACGTTCCATCATATGAGAAAG AGCCTGGATTTGAGCAGTTTAAGGTGTCGGAAAGGTTGCACGGGAATTGGATCAGACTGTACTTGGAAGAAAATAACTCGGAGGTCCTTTTCAACCTGGGAACCAAGGTTCGCAGGCAGTACTTGGACGCCCTGAGGACCCTGAGCCTGTCCCTGAGCAGACAAGCGGCCCAGTATGACGTCTATTCCATGGCGCTGGGGACTGTCCTGGTCCTGGAG GTCCTCGCCCTGCTCCTGCTCGGCGTCCCACAGGCGCTGAGTGGCCGGGCGGAGCTGGACGTCCCTCTGCTGTCGCCCGTGTCCTCCCTGCTCTTCTACCTGCTGCTCCTGGTTCTTGCGGCGCTTCACGTCACCGTGTGCACCTCTGCCAACGGTTCGTGCTACCTGTGCAGCCTCCCGTGGCTGATGGCAGGCGGGGTGATGGTGCTGATCTCCGCTCTGCTCTGCGCGGTCTTGTCTGCTCTCGCCAGGATGGCTGCCAGCAGAAAGCATCTGAGTCAG ACCCCACCGCAGTCCAGCTCACGGTGGTCGGAGCTAGATCTCCTCATCTTGCTGGGGACCGTGGGCCACGTGCTGAGTCTGGGCGCCAGCAGCTTCATCGAGGAGGAGCACCAGACCTGGTACTTCCTCGTCAACACGCTGTGTGTGGCTCTGTGCCACGAAATCTACAGAGGCTGCTTCCTGGGAGACGGCGGCGCGCCTCAGCCTTGCCCACACGCGGGAGGGGAGTTTGACGGGGTCGCGGTGGCCCCACGGGGCAAGAGTGCTGGCCCTGACGTGTGGGAACGCGACAGAGCGTCCAAGGACCCGTCTCCCCTGGACGCCCTCAGAGGCCCTGAGAGGTGGATGGTGCTGGCGAGCCCCTGGCTGATCCTGACCTGCTGCCGGCTGCTGCGGTCCCTGAACCAGACGGGCGTGCAGGGAGCCCACCGGCCTGACCTGGGCCACTGGCTCACCAG CTCTGATCATAAGACGGAACTCTCTGTTCTGGCCGCACTTTCCCTCATCATGATTTTTGTGTTGGTTCAGAAGAGGTGCTCCCTGGCATCAAAAGTGGCCGTGGCGTTTGGCCTGCTGGGCGTCTATTGCTACAGGGCCGCCATTGGAAATGTGCTGTTCCCGTGGCAACAAGACAACAAGGACATTTCAAA GGGCATTACCGAAGCTCGTTTTGTTTATGTCTTTGTCCTTGGCATTCTGTTCACGGGCACCAGAGACTTGCTTAAATCTCAAATCACTGCTGCAGACGTCACGGTCAAGACCATGGGCCTCTGGGAGATGTACAGTGGATTCGTCCTCCTGGCGGCACTGCTCCTCAGACCCCACAACCTCCCCGTCCTGGCACTGAGCCTCGCGATGCAGACCGTCCTGACCCGGTGCGTCTGGAGGCCCCTGCGGCACGCCGCCACCGAGGTCACCGTGATGCATTACTGGTTTGGTCAGGCCTTCTTCTACTTTCAG GGAAACTCCAACAGCATCGCCACCGTGGACATCTCGGCAGGCTTCGTGGGCCTGGACGCCTACATGGAGATCCCAGCCGTGTTCCTGACGGCGTTTGCAACGTACTCAGGGCCTGTGCTGTGGGCCAGCCACCTGGTGAACTTCCTGGCCTCCGAAGCCAGCAG TGGTCCGGCGCTGAGTCACGCCTGCTTCTGCTATGCGCTGCTGTGCTCTGCCCCGGTGTCCGTGTACATCGTGCTGGTGACGTCCCTGCGCTACCACTTGTTCATATGGAGCGTGTTCTCTCCGAAGCTCCTCTACGAGGGGACGCGCCTGCTCGTCACAGCTGCCGTCTGTGTGTGCTTCACAGCCGTGGACCAGACCCACAGGAAGTCTTAG
- the PIGG gene encoding GPI ethanolamine phosphate transferase 2 isoform X1, with product MRLGSGSFAACCIVIEVLGVALFLRGFFPAPVCAPAGTEHQAEYPAPEPSAGASSNWTKLPPPLFSKVVIMLIDALRDDFVFGSKGVKFMPYTTYLVEKGSSHSFVAEAKPPTVTMPRIKALTTGSLPGFIDVVRNLNSPALLEDNVITRAKAAGKRIIFYGDDTWVKLFPKHFVEYDGTTSFFVSDYTEVDDNVTRHLDKVLKRRDWDVLILHYLGLDHIGHVSGPNSPLVGRKLGEMDSVLMKIHTSLLSEERETLLPSLLVLCGDHGMSEAGGHGASSVEEVNTALVVISSAFERKPGDIRHPKHVQQTDLAVTLSVGLGLPIPKSSVGRLMFPVVEGKPMREQLRFLHLNAVQLSRLLQENVPSYEKEPGFEQFKVSERLHGNWIRLYLEENNSEVLFNLGTKVRRQYLDALRTLSLSLSRQAAQYDVYSMALGTVLVLEVLALLLLGVPQALSGRAELDVPLLSPVSSLLFYLLLLVLAALHVTVCTSANGSCYLCSLPWLMAGGVMVLISALLCAVLSALARMAASRKHLSQTPPQSSSRWSELDLLILLGTVGHVLSLGASSFIEEEHQTWYFLVNTLCVALCHEIYRGCFLGDGGAPQPCPHAGGEFDGVAVAPRGKSAGPDVWERDRASKDPSPLDALRGPERWMVLASPWLILTCCRLLRSLNQTGVQGAHRPDLGHWLTSSDHKTELSVLAALSLIMIFVLVQKRCSLASKVAVAFGLLGVYCYRAAIGNVLFPWQQDNKDISKGITEARFVYVFVLGILFTGTRDLLKSQITAADVTVKTMGLWEMYSGFVLLAALLLRPHNLPVLALSLAMQTVLTRCVWRPLRHAATEVTVMHYWFGQAFFYFQLQPPPKDPTFSTCRGHQDPAAASQLGFCADPGSEPHLPGVRRPSQEGALSDDQTETADHASCSFCSSWCFATKDTAFRTCRKKFRRSQASRMRGTQSSSRIPEHKPGVGRQRGARGTWPEGAGRSQESRPSACAERACVRAVPSAGRRSSRWPRRTGGLAVHFRNVQTARVGLFPLLIWTSRAGLFRWLPPVWRSVSDGHSVSAREWLGRERERHPFGRWSRPSPFSGLPGAQRDGRRVCWMQDTPPRGRTAPRLCAGALPAALTWSASCRVSAGTADPAGLIGVPTGSL from the exons ATGCGGCTGGGCTCCGGAAGCTTCGCCGCCTGCTGCATAGTGATCGAGGTGCTGGGGGTCGCGCTCTTCCTCCGGGGGTTCTTCCCGGCTCCCGTGTGCGCCCCCGCCGGGACGGAGCACCAGGCCGAGTACCCGGCGCCCGAACCCTCGGCTG GAGCCAGTTCCAACTGGACCAAGCTCCCACCACCTCTCTTCAGTAAAGTTGTTATTATGCTGATAGACGCCTTGAGAGATGATTTTGTGTTTGGGTCAAAGGGTGTGAAATTTATGCCCTATACAACTTATCTTGTGGAAAAAGGATCATCTCACAGTTTTGTGGCTGAAGCAAAGCCACCTACAGTTACTATGCCTCGAATCAAG GCGCTGACGACGGGGAGCCTCCCTGGCTTCATCGATGTTGTCAGGAACCTCAATTCTCCGGCACTGCTGGAAGACAACGTGATCACGCGCGCAAAAGCAGCTGGGAAAAGAATCATCTTTTATGGAGATGACACATGGGTGAAATTATTCCCAAAGCATTTTGTGGAGTACGATGGGACAACCTCTTTTTTTGTATCAGATTATACAGAG gTGGATGATAATGTTACAAGGCATTTGGATAAAGTGTTAAAAAGGCGGGATTGGGATGTGCTGATCCTCCACTACCTCGGGCTGGACCACATCGGCCACGTCTCTGGGCCCAACAGCCCCCTGGTCGGGCGCAAGCTCGGTGAGATGGACAGCGTCCTGATGAAGATACACACCTCGCTGCTCTCTGAG GAGAGAGAGACTCTGCTACCCAGCCTGCTGGTTCTCTGTGGCGATCACGGCATGTCTGAAGCGGGGGGTCACGGGGCCTCCTCTGTGGAGGAGGTCAACACCGCTCTGGTCGTCATCAGTTCTGCATTCGAAAGGAAGCCTG GTGACATCCGACACCCAAAGCACGTTCAACAGACTGACCTGGCTGTGACGCTATCAGTAGGGCTCGGTCTGCCAATTCCAAAGAGCAGCGTTGGCCGCCTTATGTTCCCAGTTGTGGAAGGAAAGCCCATGCGGGAACAACTgagatttttacatttaaacGCAGTGCAGCTCAGCAGGTTGTTGCAGGAGAACGTTCCATCATATGAGAAAG AGCCTGGATTTGAGCAGTTTAAGGTGTCGGAAAGGTTGCACGGGAATTGGATCAGACTGTACTTGGAAGAAAATAACTCGGAGGTCCTTTTCAACCTGGGAACCAAGGTTCGCAGGCAGTACTTGGACGCCCTGAGGACCCTGAGCCTGTCCCTGAGCAGACAAGCGGCCCAGTATGACGTCTATTCCATGGCGCTGGGGACTGTCCTGGTCCTGGAG GTCCTCGCCCTGCTCCTGCTCGGCGTCCCACAGGCGCTGAGTGGCCGGGCGGAGCTGGACGTCCCTCTGCTGTCGCCCGTGTCCTCCCTGCTCTTCTACCTGCTGCTCCTGGTTCTTGCGGCGCTTCACGTCACCGTGTGCACCTCTGCCAACGGTTCGTGCTACCTGTGCAGCCTCCCGTGGCTGATGGCAGGCGGGGTGATGGTGCTGATCTCCGCTCTGCTCTGCGCGGTCTTGTCTGCTCTCGCCAGGATGGCTGCCAGCAGAAAGCATCTGAGTCAG ACCCCACCGCAGTCCAGCTCACGGTGGTCGGAGCTAGATCTCCTCATCTTGCTGGGGACCGTGGGCCACGTGCTGAGTCTGGGCGCCAGCAGCTTCATCGAGGAGGAGCACCAGACCTGGTACTTCCTCGTCAACACGCTGTGTGTGGCTCTGTGCCACGAAATCTACAGAGGCTGCTTCCTGGGAGACGGCGGCGCGCCTCAGCCTTGCCCACACGCGGGAGGGGAGTTTGACGGGGTCGCGGTGGCCCCACGGGGCAAGAGTGCTGGCCCTGACGTGTGGGAACGCGACAGAGCGTCCAAGGACCCGTCTCCCCTGGACGCCCTCAGAGGCCCTGAGAGGTGGATGGTGCTGGCGAGCCCCTGGCTGATCCTGACCTGCTGCCGGCTGCTGCGGTCCCTGAACCAGACGGGCGTGCAGGGAGCCCACCGGCCTGACCTGGGCCACTGGCTCACCAG CTCTGATCATAAGACGGAACTCTCTGTTCTGGCCGCACTTTCCCTCATCATGATTTTTGTGTTGGTTCAGAAGAGGTGCTCCCTGGCATCAAAAGTGGCCGTGGCGTTTGGCCTGCTGGGCGTCTATTGCTACAGGGCCGCCATTGGAAATGTGCTGTTCCCGTGGCAACAAGACAACAAGGACATTTCAAA GGGCATTACCGAAGCTCGTTTTGTTTATGTCTTTGTCCTTGGCATTCTGTTCACGGGCACCAGAGACTTGCTTAAATCTCAAATCACTGCTGCAGACGTCACGGTCAAGACCATGGGCCTCTGGGAGATGTACAGTGGATTCGTCCTCCTGGCGGCACTGCTCCTCAGACCCCACAACCTCCCCGTCCTGGCACTGAGCCTCGCGATGCAGACCGTCCTGACCCGGTGCGTCTGGAGGCCCCTGCGGCACGCCGCCACCGAGGTCACCGTGATGCATTACTGGTTTGGTCAGGCCTTCTTCTACTTTCAG CTGCAGCCTCCCCCCAAGGACCCCACTTTCAGTACCTGCCGTGGTCACCAGGACCCAGCAGCAGCGTCACAGCTGGGCTTCTGTGCAGACCCAGGGAGTGAACCGCACCTCCCTGGAGTCCGCCGCCCATCGCAGGAAGGCGCCCTCTCTGACGACCAGACCGAAACGGCGGACCACGCGTCCTGTTCCTTTTGCTCCTCGTGGTGCTTTGCCACCAAGGACACAGCTTTTCGTACCTGTCGGAAGAAATTTAGAAGGTCACAGGCGTCACGGATGCGGGGAACGCAGAGCTCGTCCAGAATTCCAGAGCACAAGCCGGGAGTGGGAAGACAACGAGGGGCCCGTGGAACGTGGCCcgagggagcagggaggagccaggagagCCGCCCGAGCGCCTGTGCCGAGCGCGCCTGCGTCAGGGCTGTCCCGTCGGCTGGTCGGCGAAGCTCACGGTGGCCTCGGAGGACTGGGGGTCTCGCTGTGCATTTCAGAAATGTCCAGACGGCCCGTGTCGGTCTGTTTCCTCTCCTAATCTGGACGTCGCGTGCAGGCCTGTTCCGGTGGTTGCCTCCTGTCTGGAGGTCCGTGAGCGATGGTCACTCAGTCTCTGCCCGTGAGTGGCTTGGTAGGGAACGGGAACGCCATCCCTTCGGAAGATGGTCTCGTCCCTCTCCCTTCTccgggctccccggggcccaGCGGGACGGCAGGCGTGTCTGCTGGATGCAGGACACGCCTCCCCGGGGGCGCACAGCCCCACGGCTCTGCGCGGGCGCCCTCCCGGCAGCACTCACGTGGTCCGCAAGCTGCCGTGTGTCCGCTGGCACAGCAGACCCTGCTGGCCTGATCGGGGTGCCCACAGGCTCCCTCTGA
- the PIGG gene encoding GPI ethanolamine phosphate transferase 2 isoform X4, with protein MRLGSGSFAACCIVIEVLGVALFLRGFFPAPVCAPAGTEHQAEYPAPEPSAGASSNWTKLPPPLFSKVVIMLIDALRDDFVFGSKGVKFMPYTTYLVEKGSSHSFVAEAKPPTVTMPRIKALTTGSLPGFIDVVRNLNSPALLEDNVITRAKAAGKRIIFYGDDTWVKLFPKHFVEYDGTTSFFVSDYTEVDDNVTRHLDKVLKRRDWDVLILHYLGLDHIGHVSGPNSPLVGRKLGEMDSVLMKIHTSLLSEERETLLPSLLVLCGDHGMSEAGGHGASSVEEVNTALVVISSAFERKPGDIRHPKHVQQTDLAVTLSVGLGLPIPKSSVGRLMFPVVEGKPMREQLRFLHLNAVQLSRLLQENVPSYEKEPGFEQFKVSERLHGNWIRLYLEENNSEVLFNLGTKVRRQYLDALRTLSLSLSRQAAQYDVYSMALGTVLVLEVLALLLLGVPQALSGRAELDVPLLSPVSSLLFYLLLLVLAALHVTVCTSANGSCYLCSLPWLMAGGVMVLISALLCAVLSALARMAASRKHLSQL; from the exons ATGCGGCTGGGCTCCGGAAGCTTCGCCGCCTGCTGCATAGTGATCGAGGTGCTGGGGGTCGCGCTCTTCCTCCGGGGGTTCTTCCCGGCTCCCGTGTGCGCCCCCGCCGGGACGGAGCACCAGGCCGAGTACCCGGCGCCCGAACCCTCGGCTG GAGCCAGTTCCAACTGGACCAAGCTCCCACCACCTCTCTTCAGTAAAGTTGTTATTATGCTGATAGACGCCTTGAGAGATGATTTTGTGTTTGGGTCAAAGGGTGTGAAATTTATGCCCTATACAACTTATCTTGTGGAAAAAGGATCATCTCACAGTTTTGTGGCTGAAGCAAAGCCACCTACAGTTACTATGCCTCGAATCAAG GCGCTGACGACGGGGAGCCTCCCTGGCTTCATCGATGTTGTCAGGAACCTCAATTCTCCGGCACTGCTGGAAGACAACGTGATCACGCGCGCAAAAGCAGCTGGGAAAAGAATCATCTTTTATGGAGATGACACATGGGTGAAATTATTCCCAAAGCATTTTGTGGAGTACGATGGGACAACCTCTTTTTTTGTATCAGATTATACAGAG gTGGATGATAATGTTACAAGGCATTTGGATAAAGTGTTAAAAAGGCGGGATTGGGATGTGCTGATCCTCCACTACCTCGGGCTGGACCACATCGGCCACGTCTCTGGGCCCAACAGCCCCCTGGTCGGGCGCAAGCTCGGTGAGATGGACAGCGTCCTGATGAAGATACACACCTCGCTGCTCTCTGAG GAGAGAGAGACTCTGCTACCCAGCCTGCTGGTTCTCTGTGGCGATCACGGCATGTCTGAAGCGGGGGGTCACGGGGCCTCCTCTGTGGAGGAGGTCAACACCGCTCTGGTCGTCATCAGTTCTGCATTCGAAAGGAAGCCTG GTGACATCCGACACCCAAAGCACGTTCAACAGACTGACCTGGCTGTGACGCTATCAGTAGGGCTCGGTCTGCCAATTCCAAAGAGCAGCGTTGGCCGCCTTATGTTCCCAGTTGTGGAAGGAAAGCCCATGCGGGAACAACTgagatttttacatttaaacGCAGTGCAGCTCAGCAGGTTGTTGCAGGAGAACGTTCCATCATATGAGAAAG AGCCTGGATTTGAGCAGTTTAAGGTGTCGGAAAGGTTGCACGGGAATTGGATCAGACTGTACTTGGAAGAAAATAACTCGGAGGTCCTTTTCAACCTGGGAACCAAGGTTCGCAGGCAGTACTTGGACGCCCTGAGGACCCTGAGCCTGTCCCTGAGCAGACAAGCGGCCCAGTATGACGTCTATTCCATGGCGCTGGGGACTGTCCTGGTCCTGGAG GTCCTCGCCCTGCTCCTGCTCGGCGTCCCACAGGCGCTGAGTGGCCGGGCGGAGCTGGACGTCCCTCTGCTGTCGCCCGTGTCCTCCCTGCTCTTCTACCTGCTGCTCCTGGTTCTTGCGGCGCTTCACGTCACCGTGTGCACCTCTGCCAACGGTTCGTGCTACCTGTGCAGCCTCCCGTGGCTGATGGCAGGCGGGGTGATGGTGCTGATCTCCGCTCTGCTCTGCGCGGTCTTGTCTGCTCTCGCCAGGATGGCTGCCAGCAGAAAGCATCTGAGTCAG CTCTGA
- the PIGG gene encoding GPI ethanolamine phosphate transferase 2 isoform X3: protein MRLGSGSFAACCIVIEVLGVALFLRGFFPAPVCAPAGTEHQAEYPAPEPSAGASSNWTKLPPPLFSKVVIMLIDALRDDFVFGSKGVKFMPYTTYLVEKGSSHSFVAEAKPPTVTMPRIKALTTGSLPGFIDVVRNLNSPALLEDNVITRAKAAGKRIIFYGDDTWVKLFPKHFVEYDGTTSFFVSDYTEVDDNVTRHLDKVLKRRDWDVLILHYLGLDHIGHVSGPNSPLVGRKLGEMDSVLMKIHTSLLSEERETLLPSLLVLCGDHGMSEAGGHGASSVEEVNTALVVISSAFERKPGDIRHPKHVQQTDLAVTLSVGLGLPIPKSSVGRLMFPVVEGKPMREQLRFLHLNAVQLSRLLQENVPSYEKEPGFEQFKVSERLHGNWIRLYLEENNSEVLFNLGTKVRRQYLDALRTLSLSLSRQAAQYDVYSMALGTVLVLEVLALLLLGVPQALSGRAELDVPLLSPVSSLLFYLLLLVLAALHVTVCTSANGSCYLCSLPWLMAGGVMVLISALLCAVLSALARMAASRKHLSQTPPQSSSRWSELDLLILLGTVGHVLSLGASSFIEEEHQTWYFLVNTLCVALCHEIYRGCFLGDGGAPQPCPHAGGEFDGVAVAPRGKSAGPDVWERDRASKDPSPLDALRGPERWMVLASPWLILTCCRLLRSLNQTGVQGAHRPDLGHWLTSSDHKTELSVLAALSLIMIFVLVQKRCSLASKVAVAFGLLGVYCYRAAIGNVLFPWQQDNKDISK from the exons ATGCGGCTGGGCTCCGGAAGCTTCGCCGCCTGCTGCATAGTGATCGAGGTGCTGGGGGTCGCGCTCTTCCTCCGGGGGTTCTTCCCGGCTCCCGTGTGCGCCCCCGCCGGGACGGAGCACCAGGCCGAGTACCCGGCGCCCGAACCCTCGGCTG GAGCCAGTTCCAACTGGACCAAGCTCCCACCACCTCTCTTCAGTAAAGTTGTTATTATGCTGATAGACGCCTTGAGAGATGATTTTGTGTTTGGGTCAAAGGGTGTGAAATTTATGCCCTATACAACTTATCTTGTGGAAAAAGGATCATCTCACAGTTTTGTGGCTGAAGCAAAGCCACCTACAGTTACTATGCCTCGAATCAAG GCGCTGACGACGGGGAGCCTCCCTGGCTTCATCGATGTTGTCAGGAACCTCAATTCTCCGGCACTGCTGGAAGACAACGTGATCACGCGCGCAAAAGCAGCTGGGAAAAGAATCATCTTTTATGGAGATGACACATGGGTGAAATTATTCCCAAAGCATTTTGTGGAGTACGATGGGACAACCTCTTTTTTTGTATCAGATTATACAGAG gTGGATGATAATGTTACAAGGCATTTGGATAAAGTGTTAAAAAGGCGGGATTGGGATGTGCTGATCCTCCACTACCTCGGGCTGGACCACATCGGCCACGTCTCTGGGCCCAACAGCCCCCTGGTCGGGCGCAAGCTCGGTGAGATGGACAGCGTCCTGATGAAGATACACACCTCGCTGCTCTCTGAG GAGAGAGAGACTCTGCTACCCAGCCTGCTGGTTCTCTGTGGCGATCACGGCATGTCTGAAGCGGGGGGTCACGGGGCCTCCTCTGTGGAGGAGGTCAACACCGCTCTGGTCGTCATCAGTTCTGCATTCGAAAGGAAGCCTG GTGACATCCGACACCCAAAGCACGTTCAACAGACTGACCTGGCTGTGACGCTATCAGTAGGGCTCGGTCTGCCAATTCCAAAGAGCAGCGTTGGCCGCCTTATGTTCCCAGTTGTGGAAGGAAAGCCCATGCGGGAACAACTgagatttttacatttaaacGCAGTGCAGCTCAGCAGGTTGTTGCAGGAGAACGTTCCATCATATGAGAAAG AGCCTGGATTTGAGCAGTTTAAGGTGTCGGAAAGGTTGCACGGGAATTGGATCAGACTGTACTTGGAAGAAAATAACTCGGAGGTCCTTTTCAACCTGGGAACCAAGGTTCGCAGGCAGTACTTGGACGCCCTGAGGACCCTGAGCCTGTCCCTGAGCAGACAAGCGGCCCAGTATGACGTCTATTCCATGGCGCTGGGGACTGTCCTGGTCCTGGAG GTCCTCGCCCTGCTCCTGCTCGGCGTCCCACAGGCGCTGAGTGGCCGGGCGGAGCTGGACGTCCCTCTGCTGTCGCCCGTGTCCTCCCTGCTCTTCTACCTGCTGCTCCTGGTTCTTGCGGCGCTTCACGTCACCGTGTGCACCTCTGCCAACGGTTCGTGCTACCTGTGCAGCCTCCCGTGGCTGATGGCAGGCGGGGTGATGGTGCTGATCTCCGCTCTGCTCTGCGCGGTCTTGTCTGCTCTCGCCAGGATGGCTGCCAGCAGAAAGCATCTGAGTCAG ACCCCACCGCAGTCCAGCTCACGGTGGTCGGAGCTAGATCTCCTCATCTTGCTGGGGACCGTGGGCCACGTGCTGAGTCTGGGCGCCAGCAGCTTCATCGAGGAGGAGCACCAGACCTGGTACTTCCTCGTCAACACGCTGTGTGTGGCTCTGTGCCACGAAATCTACAGAGGCTGCTTCCTGGGAGACGGCGGCGCGCCTCAGCCTTGCCCACACGCGGGAGGGGAGTTTGACGGGGTCGCGGTGGCCCCACGGGGCAAGAGTGCTGGCCCTGACGTGTGGGAACGCGACAGAGCGTCCAAGGACCCGTCTCCCCTGGACGCCCTCAGAGGCCCTGAGAGGTGGATGGTGCTGGCGAGCCCCTGGCTGATCCTGACCTGCTGCCGGCTGCTGCGGTCCCTGAACCAGACGGGCGTGCAGGGAGCCCACCGGCCTGACCTGGGCCACTGGCTCACCAG CTCTGATCATAAGACGGAACTCTCTGTTCTGGCCGCACTTTCCCTCATCATGATTTTTGTGTTGGTTCAGAAGAGGTGCTCCCTGGCATCAAAAGTGGCCGTGGCGTTTGGCCTGCTGGGCGTCTATTGCTACAGGGCCGCCATTGGAAATGTGCTGTTCCCGTGGCAACAAGACAACAAGGACATTTCAAA GTGA